In Luteimonas sp. MC1750, the following proteins share a genomic window:
- the galE gene encoding UDP-glucose 4-epimerase GalE — translation MRILVTGGAGYIGSHTCTVLAARGHRIVVADNFCNSSPRVLERLEAICGSRPDLVQVDLREREAVAALFAGAGYDAVIHFAALKAVGESCERPLDYFDNNIAGTIHLLQAMQAHGVRRLVFSSSATVYGDPDSVPVREDAPLRVTNPYGRTKLVMEQLIGDLCDSDPGFHAVNLRYFNPVGAHPSGLIGEAPGGVPNNLMPYVCQVAVGQRERLAVFGGDWPTADGTGVRDYIHVMDLARAHADAIDFLAREGRSANINLGTGRGTSVLELVQAFERASGRSVPCDIVARRPGDVAEVYADASLARELLGWSAEHDIDAMCRDAWRWQSANPRGYADG, via the coding sequence ATGCGCATCCTGGTCACCGGCGGTGCCGGCTACATCGGCAGCCACACCTGTACCGTGCTCGCCGCGCGCGGCCACCGGATCGTGGTCGCCGACAACTTCTGCAACAGTTCACCCCGCGTGCTCGAGCGGCTCGAGGCCATCTGCGGCAGCCGCCCGGACCTCGTGCAGGTCGACCTGCGCGAGCGCGAGGCGGTCGCGGCGCTGTTCGCCGGCGCCGGCTACGACGCGGTGATCCACTTCGCCGCGCTCAAGGCGGTGGGCGAGTCCTGCGAGCGTCCGTTGGACTATTTCGACAACAACATCGCCGGCACCATCCACCTGCTGCAGGCCATGCAGGCGCACGGCGTGCGGCGCCTGGTGTTCAGTTCCTCGGCCACGGTCTACGGCGATCCGGACTCGGTCCCGGTGCGCGAGGACGCGCCGCTGCGCGTCACCAATCCCTATGGCCGCACCAAGCTGGTCATGGAGCAGCTGATCGGCGACCTCTGCGACAGTGACCCGGGCTTCCATGCGGTGAACCTGCGCTACTTCAACCCGGTGGGCGCGCATCCCTCCGGCCTCATCGGCGAAGCCCCCGGCGGCGTGCCCAACAACCTGATGCCCTATGTCTGCCAGGTCGCGGTGGGCCAGCGCGAGCGGCTTGCGGTCTTCGGCGGCGACTGGCCGACGGCGGACGGCACCGGCGTGCGCGACTACATCCATGTCATGGACCTGGCGCGCGCGCATGCCGACGCGATCGACTTCCTCGCCCGCGAGGGCCGCAGCGCCAACATCAACCTCGGCACCGGGCGCGGCACCAGCGTGCTCGAGCTGGTGCAGGCCTTCGAACGCGCTTCGGGGCGCAGCGTGCCCTGCGACATCGTCGCGCGCCGCCCGGGCGACGTCGCCGAGGTCTATGCCGATGCTTCGCTGGCGCGCGAGCTGCTGGGCTGGAGCGCCGAGCACGACATCGACGCCATGTGCCGTGACGCCTGGCGCTGGCAGTCGGCCAATCCGCGCGGCTACGCCGACGGCTAG
- a CDS encoding alpha/beta fold hydrolase has product MSGPAGAATGAMAGDRGYSRSYRASVASNHGREVASHAQSTMAIEASDGHRFELLTRIPERPRRSLLWLPALGVAARHYLPLADALAARGVAVFLHEWRGHGSSSLRAGRDCDWGYRELLTLDLPASEAAIAAATPGLPRIAGGHSLGGQLAACRLGLDPAACDALWLAGSGAPYWRAFPRPQRLVLPLAYRALPWLAARAGSLPGRRIGFGGNEARGVMHDWAGTALSGRYATGSLGDLEPRMATAAVELRTVLFARDWLAPATSLQHLASRFPRARIAGTILDDAALGVRADHFAWMKSPAPVAAWFQPL; this is encoded by the coding sequence ATGAGCGGTCCTGCAGGAGCGGCTACAGGCGCGATGGCCGGCGATCGCGGCTATAGCCGCTCCTACAGGGCTTCGGTGGCATCCAACCATGGGCGCGAGGTGGCGTCGCACGCACAGTCCACCATGGCCATCGAGGCCTCGGACGGCCACCGCTTCGAGCTCCTGACCCGCATTCCCGAGCGGCCGCGACGCAGCCTGCTCTGGCTCCCCGCCCTCGGGGTCGCCGCACGTCATTACCTGCCGTTGGCGGACGCGCTGGCGGCGCGCGGCGTCGCGGTGTTCCTGCACGAATGGCGTGGACACGGCAGCAGCAGCCTGCGCGCCGGCCGCGACTGCGACTGGGGCTACCGGGAGCTGCTCACCCTCGACCTGCCCGCCAGCGAGGCCGCGATCGCGGCGGCGACGCCCGGGCTGCCGCGGATCGCCGGTGGCCACAGCCTCGGCGGCCAGCTCGCCGCGTGCCGGCTGGGCCTGGACCCGGCCGCGTGCGACGCACTGTGGCTGGCGGGTTCCGGCGCGCCCTACTGGCGCGCGTTCCCGCGTCCACAGCGGCTCGTGCTGCCGCTGGCGTATCGCGCACTGCCCTGGCTGGCGGCGCGGGCCGGCAGCCTGCCTGGCCGGCGCATCGGCTTCGGCGGCAACGAGGCGCGCGGGGTGATGCACGACTGGGCCGGCACGGCGCTCAGCGGGCGCTACGCGACCGGGAGCCTGGGCGACCTCGAGCCGCGCATGGCCACGGCGGCGGTGGAGCTGCGCACGGTGCTCTTCGCCCGTGACTGGCTCGCGCCCGCCACGTCGCTGCAGCACCTGGCGTCCAGGTTCCCGCGGGCGCGGATCGCCGGCACCATCCTCGACGACGCCGCGCTGGGCGTGCGCGCCGACCATTTCGCCTGGATGAAGTCGCCAGCGCCCGTCGCGGCCTGGTTCCAGCCGCTCTAG
- a CDS encoding PhoH family protein, whose translation MNHGKRIYVLDTNVLMHDPTALFKFEEHDVYLPMQVIEELDNGKKGTSEASRNARQVSRFINELIEAHGADRIASGLKLERPGGLQLRGAGSSGLLRFQTTVPKEDKTSFGAVAPDNRILGAILALRADDGADLPVVFVSKDINLRIKAAIAGIASEDYENDRALDDFSLLYTGATALPEDFWQRHGKDLRSWTDKGRTYYEVRRGEDDDWHPNQYLYLPGDEEAEFRVAAVEGERAVLQIVDDYRSHQHAVWGIVARNREQNFALNALMDPEIDFVTLLGTAGTGKTLLALAAGLAQTMDAQRYREIIMTRATISVGEDIGFLPGTEEEKMTPWMGALTDNLEVLLPSSNKDGGSWGRAATNDLLASRIKIRSMNFMRGRTLLDRWLILDEAQNLTPKQMKTLITRAGPGTKIVCLGNVEQIDTPYLTETTSGLTYAVDRFKHWAHSAHITLRRGERSRLADYASEVL comes from the coding sequence ATGAACCACGGCAAGCGGATCTACGTACTCGACACCAACGTGCTGATGCACGACCCCACCGCGCTGTTCAAGTTCGAGGAGCACGACGTCTACCTGCCGATGCAGGTGATCGAGGAGCTGGACAACGGCAAGAAGGGGACTTCGGAGGCCAGCCGCAACGCGCGCCAGGTCAGCCGCTTCATCAACGAGCTGATCGAGGCCCACGGCGCCGACCGAATCGCCTCGGGCCTGAAGCTTGAACGACCCGGCGGGCTGCAGCTGCGCGGGGCGGGCTCGAGTGGCCTGCTGCGCTTCCAGACCACCGTGCCGAAGGAGGACAAGACCTCGTTCGGCGCGGTGGCCCCGGACAACCGCATCCTCGGCGCGATCCTCGCGCTGCGCGCAGACGACGGCGCCGACCTGCCGGTGGTGTTCGTCTCCAAGGACATCAACCTGCGCATCAAGGCCGCGATCGCCGGAATCGCCAGCGAGGACTACGAGAACGATCGCGCGCTCGACGATTTCAGCCTCCTGTACACCGGCGCCACCGCGCTGCCCGAAGACTTCTGGCAGCGCCACGGCAAGGACCTCCGGTCCTGGACCGACAAGGGCCGCACGTACTACGAGGTGCGCCGCGGCGAGGACGACGACTGGCATCCCAACCAGTACCTCTACCTGCCCGGCGACGAGGAAGCCGAATTCCGCGTGGCCGCCGTCGAGGGCGAGCGCGCGGTGCTGCAGATCGTCGACGACTACCGCAGCCACCAGCATGCGGTCTGGGGCATCGTCGCCCGCAACCGCGAACAGAACTTCGCGCTCAACGCGCTGATGGATCCCGAGATCGACTTCGTCACCCTGCTCGGCACCGCCGGCACCGGCAAGACCCTGCTGGCGCTGGCCGCGGGCCTGGCGCAGACCATGGACGCGCAGCGCTACCGCGAGATCATCATGACCCGCGCGACGATCAGCGTCGGCGAGGACATCGGCTTCCTGCCGGGCACCGAGGAGGAAAAGATGACGCCCTGGATGGGCGCGCTGACCGACAACCTCGAAGTGCTGCTGCCGAGCAGCAACAAGGATGGCGGCAGCTGGGGCCGGGCGGCCACCAACGACCTGCTGGCCTCGCGCATCAAGATCCGTTCGATGAACTTCATGCGCGGGCGCACCCTGCTCGACCGCTGGCTGATCCTCGACGAGGCGCAGAACCTGACGCCCAAGCAGATGAAGACGCTGATCACGCGCGCCGGTCCGGGCACCAAGATCGTCTGCCTCGGCAACGTCGAACAGATCGACACGCCCTACCTCACCGAGACCACCTCGGGCCTCACCTACGCCGTCGACCGCTTCAAGCACTGGGCGCACAGCGCGCACATCACCCTGCGCCGCGGTGAACGCTCGCGGCTGGCCGACTACGCGTCGGAGGTGCTCTGA
- the thiD gene encoding bifunctional hydroxymethylpyrimidine kinase/phosphomethylpyrimidine kinase has translation MANPGTISALTIAGSDSGGGAGIQADLKTFAAHGVHGLSAITALTAQHTRGVTAVHVPPVGFLRAQIDACFEDFDIGAVKLGMLASAEVIHAVADALAAHRPSQLVVDPVMVATSGARLLEEDALAALRTRLLPGSGIVTPNIPEAELLLGRSIVDAADAEAALDALLALGARAVLLKGGHLDEGDTVIDRYADATTRRAFRGPRLQVDGHGTGCTLASAIAANLCLGLGMAEACARGVDYIRSALRAGIRPGRSEVLVLGHFAARPDA, from the coding sequence ATGGCGAACCCCGGCACGATCTCCGCACTGACCATCGCCGGCTCCGACTCCGGCGGCGGCGCCGGCATCCAGGCCGACCTGAAGACCTTTGCCGCGCACGGCGTCCATGGGCTGTCGGCGATCACCGCCCTCACCGCCCAGCACACGCGCGGCGTGACCGCGGTGCACGTGCCCCCGGTCGGGTTCCTGCGCGCGCAGATCGACGCCTGCTTCGAGGACTTCGACATCGGCGCGGTGAAGCTCGGCATGCTGGCCTCGGCCGAAGTGATCCACGCCGTGGCCGATGCGCTGGCGGCGCACCGTCCGTCGCAGCTGGTCGTCGACCCGGTCATGGTGGCCACCTCCGGCGCGCGCCTGCTGGAAGAAGACGCGCTGGCGGCGCTGCGGACCCGGCTGCTGCCCGGTTCCGGCATCGTGACCCCGAACATCCCGGAGGCGGAACTGCTGCTGGGCCGCTCCATCGTCGATGCCGCCGATGCCGAAGCCGCGCTCGACGCGCTGCTGGCGCTGGGTGCGCGCGCCGTCCTGCTCAAGGGCGGGCACCTCGACGAGGGCGACACCGTCATCGACCGCTACGCCGACGCCACCACGCGCCGCGCGTTCCGCGGACCGCGCCTGCAGGTGGATGGGCACGGCACCGGCTGCACCCTGGCCTCGGCGATCGCCGCCAACCTGTGCCTCGGCCTGGGGATGGCCGAAGCCTGCGCGCGCGGAGTGGACTACATCCGAAGCGCGCTACGCGCCGGCATCCGTCCCGGGCGCAGCGAGGTCCTGGTGCTGGGCCACTTCGCCGCGCGCCCCGACGCATGA
- a CDS encoding acyltransferase produces the protein MSTLASLRHWARTSPHPAAAVARRTRGAALAFTLPAPRVLVRPYLWLFLGMRGTLFFLRRVLVAEPLFKAYCARVGRGVTTGIHVPWVQGSGELVVGDHVRVSGKISISYAASFTSRPRLEIGDYSDIAHETRFVVGREIRLGRHVQVAGGVTFRDSGGHPTDPERRRLGSAPDPDDVKPVIVHDHAWIGTGALVMPGTEIGEGAIVSAHAVVSGKVAPYSIVAGNPARRIGMVGQAAPGAAAATASAAAA, from the coding sequence GTGAGCACGCTCGCATCGCTGCGCCACTGGGCCCGCACCTCGCCGCACCCGGCGGCGGCCGTGGCCCGGCGCACGCGGGGTGCGGCGCTTGCGTTCACCCTGCCCGCGCCGCGCGTCCTGGTCCGCCCCTACCTGTGGCTGTTCCTGGGGATGCGCGGCACGCTGTTCTTCCTCCGACGGGTGCTGGTGGCCGAACCGCTGTTCAAGGCCTATTGCGCCCGCGTGGGCCGAGGCGTGACCACCGGCATCCACGTGCCCTGGGTCCAGGGCAGCGGTGAACTCGTGGTCGGCGACCATGTGCGCGTCAGCGGCAAGATCTCGATCAGCTACGCGGCAAGCTTCACCAGCCGGCCGCGCCTGGAGATCGGCGACTACTCCGACATCGCGCACGAGACGCGCTTCGTCGTGGGGCGCGAGATCCGCCTCGGGCGCCACGTGCAGGTCGCAGGCGGCGTGACCTTCCGCGACTCCGGCGGGCACCCGACCGATCCGGAGCGCCGCCGGCTCGGCAGCGCACCCGACCCGGATGACGTCAAGCCGGTCATCGTGCACGACCACGCCTGGATCGGGACCGGGGCGCTGGTGATGCCCGGCACCGAGATCGGCGAAGGCGCGATCGTCTCGGCCCATGCGGTGGTCTCGGGCAAGGTCGCGCCCTACAGCATCGTCGCCGGCAATCCCGCGCGGCGCATCGGCATGGTCGGACAGGCGGCGCCCGGGGCCGCTGCCGCGACGGCGAGCGCGGCCGCCGCCTGA
- a CDS encoding acyltransferase, giving the protein MQGHLPGLDGLRAIAVLMVIVGHAAGFPGFPGAARSLLVVNIAHLGVAVFFVLSGFLITTLLIGERARTGRVSLGAFYARRTVRIFPAAYAYIAVVALAAWAGQVRLLPGDLLHALTYTMNYHHDRGWALGHLWSLAVEEQFYLLWPLVFVRSGRRALSVALLVLALAPVVRTLSWILLPATRDGMDEEFQFVCDSLATGCAMALLVDRVGLARAGAWLPAWTGVAAPLATLVAARFMDWPSFHLPLGATLVNLGIATTVLWTVTRPSGLAGRVLNSRAAMVLGSMSYSLYLWQQLFLDTEAWQGMPALVPRLLLVLLAAAASYYLLERPLLALRARLRR; this is encoded by the coding sequence ATGCAAGGACACCTTCCGGGCCTGGACGGCCTGCGCGCGATCGCGGTCCTGATGGTCATCGTCGGACACGCGGCCGGCTTCCCCGGTTTCCCCGGCGCGGCGAGGTCACTGCTGGTGGTGAACATCGCCCACCTGGGGGTGGCCGTCTTCTTCGTGCTCTCGGGATTCCTGATCACCACCCTGCTCATCGGCGAGCGCGCCAGGACCGGGCGGGTCTCGCTGGGCGCGTTCTACGCGCGGCGGACCGTGCGGATCTTCCCCGCCGCCTATGCCTACATCGCGGTCGTGGCGCTCGCGGCCTGGGCAGGGCAGGTGCGACTGCTGCCGGGCGACCTGCTGCACGCGCTGACCTACACGATGAACTACCACCACGACCGCGGCTGGGCGCTGGGCCACCTGTGGTCGCTCGCGGTCGAGGAGCAGTTCTACCTGCTCTGGCCACTGGTGTTCGTGCGTTCCGGCCGACGCGCGCTGTCGGTGGCCCTGCTGGTGCTCGCGCTGGCCCCGGTCGTGCGCACGCTGTCCTGGATCCTGCTCCCGGCCACGCGCGACGGCATGGACGAGGAGTTCCAGTTCGTCTGCGACTCGCTGGCCACCGGCTGTGCGATGGCCCTGCTGGTCGACCGCGTCGGGCTGGCCAGGGCGGGCGCGTGGCTGCCGGCATGGACCGGGGTCGCGGCACCGCTGGCGACGCTGGTCGCGGCGCGGTTCATGGACTGGCCCTCGTTCCACCTGCCGCTCGGCGCCACCCTGGTCAACCTCGGCATCGCGACCACCGTCCTCTGGACAGTGACCCGTCCGTCCGGCCTGGCCGGACGCGTGCTCAATTCCCGCGCGGCCATGGTGCTCGGTTCGATGAGCTACTCGCTGTATCTCTGGCAGCAGCTGTTCCTGGATACCGAAGCCTGGCAGGGAATGCCGGCGCTGGTGCCGCGGCTGCTGCTGGTGCTGCTGGCGGCGGCCGCGAGCTACTACCTGCTCGAGCGGCCGCTGCTCGCGCTCCGGGCACGGCTGCGCCGCTGA
- a CDS encoding SulP family inorganic anion transporter: MIALFEAKRAGLLRAANWPRNLSAGLIVGVVALPLAMAFAIASGVKPEQGLYTAIIAGITVSLFGGSRVQIAGPTGAFIVILAGVVAQFGVGGLLAATLMAGVILVAMGLARLGGVIRFIPDPVIVGFTAGIAVIIWVGQWPYFFGLPSPGEGPFYLKAWGLLGSFGQLHVPTALLGLGSLALALGGPRIPGLSKVPGPLLAMVVATVVVMAFDLPGVATIESTFGAIPRALPAFAVPALSFDVVLLLLPAAFTIAMLGAIESLLSAVVADGMAGTKHDSNQELIGQGIANIVSPLFGGIAATGAIARTATNIRNGGNAPIAGVVHALVLVLILLVVAPWAGKVPLAALAAILFVVAWNMSEAPRFIRMVRRAPTADAVILLITFALTILTDLVVAVNIGVILAMLQFMRRMSASVDVVEQAPAGLRAELAKAGLEALPADVVVYSIDGPFFFGSVDSLERALSWSRQPPRFVALRLERVPFIDATGLKRLESTISNLRARGVHVLLNGANMAVLRKLVRADVVSRDIPGSYFTDLAEALRYVEGLRAADEDAPS; encoded by the coding sequence ATGATCGCCCTCTTTGAAGCGAAGCGCGCTGGGCTCCTGCGCGCCGCGAACTGGCCGCGCAACCTCTCCGCCGGCCTGATCGTCGGCGTGGTCGCGCTGCCGCTGGCGATGGCCTTCGCGATCGCGTCGGGTGTGAAGCCGGAGCAGGGCCTGTACACGGCGATCATCGCCGGCATCACGGTGTCGCTGTTCGGCGGCTCGCGGGTGCAGATCGCCGGCCCGACGGGCGCCTTCATCGTGATCCTGGCCGGCGTGGTCGCGCAGTTCGGCGTCGGCGGCCTGCTGGCGGCCACGCTGATGGCCGGCGTGATCCTGGTCGCGATGGGACTGGCGCGCTTGGGCGGGGTGATCCGGTTCATCCCGGATCCGGTGATCGTCGGCTTCACCGCCGGCATCGCCGTGATCATCTGGGTCGGGCAGTGGCCGTACTTCTTCGGCCTGCCATCGCCGGGCGAGGGTCCGTTCTACCTCAAGGCCTGGGGCCTGCTCGGCTCGTTCGGGCAGCTGCACGTGCCGACGGCGCTGCTCGGCCTGGGCAGCCTGGCGCTGGCGCTGGGCGGGCCGCGCATCCCGGGCCTGTCGAAAGTCCCCGGACCCCTGCTGGCGATGGTGGTGGCCACCGTGGTGGTCATGGCGTTCGACCTGCCCGGCGTCGCCACCATCGAGTCGACCTTCGGCGCGATCCCGCGCGCGCTGCCGGCATTCGCGGTGCCCGCGCTCAGCTTCGACGTGGTCCTGCTGCTGCTGCCCGCGGCCTTCACCATCGCCATGCTGGGCGCGATCGAGTCGCTGCTGTCGGCGGTGGTCGCCGACGGCATGGCGGGTACGAAGCACGACTCCAACCAGGAGCTGATCGGACAGGGCATCGCCAACATCGTCTCGCCGCTGTTTGGCGGCATCGCCGCGACCGGCGCGATCGCACGCACCGCCACCAACATCCGCAACGGTGGCAACGCGCCGATCGCCGGCGTCGTGCATGCGCTGGTGCTGGTCCTGATCCTGCTGGTGGTCGCGCCCTGGGCAGGCAAGGTGCCGCTGGCCGCGCTGGCGGCGATCCTGTTCGTGGTGGCGTGGAACATGAGCGAGGCGCCGCGCTTCATCCGCATGGTGCGCAGGGCGCCGACGGCCGACGCGGTGATCCTGCTGATCACCTTCGCGCTGACCATCCTCACCGACCTGGTGGTGGCGGTGAACATCGGCGTGATCCTGGCGATGCTGCAGTTCATGCGCCGCATGAGCGCGTCGGTCGACGTGGTGGAACAGGCGCCGGCGGGGCTGCGCGCGGAGCTGGCGAAGGCGGGCCTGGAAGCGCTGCCCGCCGACGTGGTGGTGTATTCCATCGACGGGCCGTTCTTCTTCGGCTCGGTCGATTCGCTGGAGCGCGCCCTGTCGTGGTCACGTCAGCCGCCGCGCTTCGTGGCGTTGCGCCTGGAGCGGGTGCCGTTCATCGATGCGACCGGGCTGAAGCGCCTGGAATCCACCATTAGTAACCTGCGCGCACGCGGTGTGCACGTGCTGCTCAACGGCGCGAACATGGCGGTGCTGCGCAAGCTGGTGCGCGCGGACGTCGTCAGCCGGGATATCCCCGGAAGCTATTTCACCGACCTGGCGGAGGCACTGCGCTACGTCGAAGGCCTGCGCGCCGCGGATGAGGACGCCCCCAGCTAG
- a CDS encoding CpsD/CapB family tyrosine-protein kinase yields MSSASLIEPQHVRDAHDIAAEMPAPRTGASRQLARVQPPPLSPRALEERRLIHRQDSVRVQADAFRDLRTRLLNLRGNQNFITLVAPVGRACGGSFVARNLALAFAFDEAKTALLVDCDALHPSQHLALAAGSDNCGLMDYLDGSVDDLGDIQYATGIPRLQLIPNGSVREIAGEYFTSTRARTMIDSLRSDDPNRYVILDAPSALNSPDARILSDLADVVVLVAGYGKVTLEAIDKAAANFDPAKLAGIVFNDNH; encoded by the coding sequence ATGAGCTCCGCATCGCTGATCGAACCGCAGCACGTGCGCGACGCGCACGACATCGCCGCCGAAATGCCGGCACCGCGCACCGGTGCGTCCAGGCAGCTGGCCCGCGTGCAGCCGCCGCCGCTGTCGCCGCGCGCGCTCGAGGAGCGCCGGCTGATCCATCGCCAGGACTCGGTGCGGGTGCAGGCCGACGCCTTCCGCGACCTGCGCACGCGCCTGCTCAACCTGCGCGGCAACCAGAACTTCATCACCCTGGTCGCGCCGGTCGGCCGCGCCTGCGGCGGCAGCTTCGTCGCGCGCAACCTCGCGCTGGCCTTCGCCTTCGACGAGGCCAAGACCGCGCTCCTGGTCGACTGCGACGCGCTGCATCCCAGCCAGCACCTGGCGCTGGCCGCGGGCAGCGACAACTGCGGGCTGATGGACTACCTCGACGGCAGCGTCGACGATCTCGGCGACATCCAGTACGCCACCGGAATCCCGCGGCTGCAGCTGATCCCCAACGGCAGCGTGCGCGAGATCGCGGGCGAATACTTCACCTCGACCCGCGCACGCACGATGATCGACTCGCTGCGCTCCGACGACCCCAACCGCTACGTGATCCTGGATGCGCCCTCGGCCCTGAACTCGCCCGACGCGCGCATCCTTTCCGACCTCGCCGACGTCGTGGTGCTGGTGGCCGGCTACGGCAAGGTCACGCTCGAGGCCATCGACAAGGCCGCCGCCAACTTCGACCCGGCGAAGCTCGCGGGCATCGTCTTCAACGACAACCACTGA
- a CDS encoding XrtA system polysaccharide chain length determinant produces MSSNALAAPRRAGVALPRAPELTPNELLPILLREARSRIVLLVAIFTAIALLTLVVGLFVIPRNYTASVTILAQDSDIIQPLLEGRAVPTGVADRAGMARQIIYGRKVLEEALAIGGWLEDSPSAVARDRLKEEIRNRTMIESPRPDLVQISYRDRDPERAFQITQAFGDLFMREAAATKQRESREAYEFIDSQVQAYHAKLSGAEGNLQDYQSRNVDAQPGSAADATTRIGALRTQLEQTRMALLEQESRESSIEAQLSGESAVTAVQTRESLYRTRLIELQAERDRLLLAYTEQHPDVMRLRHQIDDINRMLADERGRREAPGSAGTLSDEAQANPLYQELRSQLSQARRETAATRSRLAIAQSLLDDELDRSRRIAASEGALAELTRDYEVNREIYQDLLRRRENARVSMGLDQENRGLTLRIQDPATMPLRPSGLRFLHIAAAGLLLAITLPLALVFLVARFDPRVRTPHLIVKHASLPLLTTVPSYPTPGERRREYASMAFAVAMAGSVVLVYVLTYAYRIVAA; encoded by the coding sequence ATGTCCTCCAACGCACTCGCCGCCCCGCGCCGCGCCGGCGTCGCCCTGCCCCGCGCGCCCGAGCTCACGCCCAACGAACTGCTGCCGATCCTGCTGCGCGAGGCACGCTCGCGCATCGTGCTGCTGGTGGCGATCTTCACCGCGATCGCGCTGCTGACCCTGGTGGTCGGCCTGTTCGTGATCCCGCGCAACTACACCGCCTCGGTGACCATCCTGGCGCAGGACAGCGACATCATCCAGCCGCTGCTGGAAGGCCGCGCGGTCCCCACGGGCGTGGCGGACCGCGCCGGCATGGCGCGGCAGATCATCTACGGCCGCAAGGTGCTGGAAGAGGCGCTGGCCATCGGTGGCTGGCTCGAAGACAGCCCGAGCGCGGTCGCGCGCGACCGGCTGAAGGAAGAGATCCGCAACCGCACGATGATCGAGAGCCCGCGCCCGGACCTGGTGCAGATCAGCTACCGCGACCGCGACCCCGAGCGCGCGTTCCAGATCACCCAGGCCTTCGGCGACCTGTTCATGCGCGAGGCCGCGGCCACCAAGCAGCGCGAGAGCCGCGAGGCCTACGAGTTCATCGACAGCCAGGTGCAGGCCTACCACGCCAAGCTCTCGGGCGCCGAAGGCAACCTGCAGGACTACCAGTCGCGCAACGTCGACGCGCAGCCGGGCAGCGCCGCCGACGCCACCACCCGCATCGGCGCCCTGCGCACCCAGCTGGAGCAGACGCGCATGGCGCTGCTGGAGCAGGAGTCGCGCGAATCCTCGATTGAGGCCCAGCTGTCGGGCGAGTCCGCGGTGACCGCGGTGCAGACGCGCGAAAGCCTGTACCGCACGCGCCTGATCGAGCTGCAGGCCGAGCGTGACCGCCTGCTGCTGGCCTACACCGAACAGCACCCCGACGTGATGCGCCTGCGCCACCAGATCGACGACATCAACCGCATGCTCGCCGACGAGCGCGGTCGCCGCGAGGCGCCCGGCAGCGCCGGCACCCTGTCGGACGAGGCCCAGGCCAACCCGCTGTACCAGGAACTGCGCAGCCAGCTGTCGCAGGCCCGGCGCGAGACGGCGGCCACCCGCTCGCGGCTGGCGATCGCGCAGTCGCTGCTTGACGACGAACTCGACCGCAGCCGGCGCATCGCGGCCTCGGAAGGCGCGCTCGCCGAGCTGACGCGCGACTACGAGGTCAACCGCGAGATCTACCAGGACCTGCTGCGCCGGCGCGAGAACGCGCGCGTCTCGATGGGACTGGACCAGGAGAACCGGGGCCTGACGCTCCGCATCCAGGACCCGGCCACCATGCCGCTGCGCCCATCCGGCCTGCGCTTCCTGCACATCGCCGCGGCCGGACTGCTGCTGGCCATCACCCTTCCGCTGGCGCTGGTGTTCCTGGTGGCGCGCTTCGACCCGCGCGTGCGCACGCCGCACCTGATCGTCAAGCACGCCAGCCTGCCGCTCCTCACCACCGTGCCGTCCTATCCCACGCCGGGCGAGCGGAGGCGCGAGTACGCGTCGATGGCCTTCGCCGTCGCCATGGCCGGCTCGGTGGTGCTGGTCTATGTCCTCACCTACGCCTACAGGATCGTGGCCGCATGA
- a CDS encoding XrtA/PEP-CTERM system exopolysaccharide export protein, whose amino-acid sequence MTVFRLLATFALAALFGACASSGGIADVPPDQPQAAVGEYLIGVDDIVQVTVWRNPELGITVPVRPDGRISVPLVGDVVAGGLTPSAVAADIQEKLAAYVRDPQVAVILTDLRSHEYLSRVRVTGAVRQPVSIPFRQGMTVLDAVLAAGGVNEFAASDRAALYRRNGQSTTSTYAVRLDRILDRGDLTTNHRVAPGDVITIPERAF is encoded by the coding sequence ATGACCGTGTTCCGCCTGCTCGCCACTTTCGCGCTTGCCGCCCTGTTCGGGGCCTGCGCATCGTCCGGCGGCATCGCCGACGTTCCCCCCGACCAGCCGCAGGCGGCGGTCGGCGAATACCTGATTGGCGTCGACGACATCGTCCAGGTCACCGTGTGGCGCAACCCGGAGCTGGGGATCACCGTGCCGGTGCGCCCCGATGGCCGCATCTCGGTGCCGCTGGTGGGTGACGTGGTCGCCGGCGGCCTGACGCCCTCGGCGGTGGCAGCCGACATCCAGGAGAAGCTCGCCGCCTATGTGCGCGATCCCCAGGTCGCGGTGATCCTCACCGACCTGCGCAGCCACGAATACCTGTCGCGGGTGCGCGTCACCGGCGCCGTGCGCCAGCCGGTCTCGATCCCGTTCCGCCAGGGCATGACCGTGCTCGACGCGGTGTTGGCCGCGGGCGGGGTGAACGAATTCGCCGCCTCCGACCGTGCCGCGCTCTACCGCCGCAACGGCCAGTCCACCACCAGCACCTACGCCGTGCGCCTGGACCGCATCCTCGACCGCGGCGACCTCACCACCAACCACCGCGTCGCGCCCGGCGACGTCATCACCATCCCGGAGCGCGCGTTCTGA